From a single Labrenzia sp. PHM005 genomic region:
- a CDS encoding helix-turn-helix domain-containing protein yields MTKKSDKYDSGCPIAFGLNTFGDQWTLLVIRDMAIKGATTYGQLLEGWEGISTNILAQRLKHLEAQGLVTKHRDPENWRSFVYELTQKGRDLAPVISEIILWSGKYNTVPHAMTDTLEKVRTNKQGFEDDIRTGKLP; encoded by the coding sequence ATGACCAAAAAATCAGACAAATATGATTCCGGATGCCCCATCGCTTTTGGGCTGAACACTTTTGGGGACCAGTGGACACTGCTTGTCATCCGCGACATGGCCATCAAAGGGGCGACAACTTATGGGCAGTTGCTTGAAGGCTGGGAGGGGATCTCAACCAACATTCTTGCGCAGCGCCTGAAACACCTGGAAGCACAAGGGCTAGTGACAAAACATCGGGATCCGGAAAATTGGCGCAGTTTTGTCTATGAACTCACCCAAAAGGGCCGGGATCTCGCCCCGGTGATCTCAGAGATCATCTTATGGAGCGGCAAATACAACACCGTTCCGCATGCCATGACGGACACACTCGAAAAGGTTCGAACCAACAAGCAAGGCTTTGAAGACGATATCCGGACCGGCAAACTGCCCTAA
- a CDS encoding GntR family transcriptional regulator, whose product MNGSEIYHRLIGLIEERTLKPGDRLREADLAETFGVSRTPIREGLKRLEAQGLAVHEPNRGMVVPTLDHNQINEVYFMREVLEGTAAGLAAKHASKPEIEILQDLVVADRQRIADKDSLVRSNREFHRRLCLASHNRYLVDQIEHLRLSLILMAGTTLDTPERRETAVEEHAAIVNAIADGNPDTAEAAARLHIAHAHKTRLQQI is encoded by the coding sequence ATGAACGGATCTGAAATCTACCACCGGCTGATTGGCCTCATCGAAGAGCGCACATTAAAGCCGGGAGACCGCCTGCGCGAAGCGGACCTTGCAGAAACATTTGGCGTATCGCGCACACCCATCCGCGAAGGGCTGAAGCGGCTTGAAGCGCAGGGTTTGGCGGTCCACGAGCCGAACCGCGGCATGGTGGTTCCAACGCTTGACCACAATCAGATCAACGAAGTCTATTTCATGCGCGAGGTTCTTGAAGGGACGGCCGCAGGCCTTGCTGCAAAACATGCTTCCAAACCGGAAATTGAGATCCTTCAAGATCTCGTGGTAGCAGACCGTCAGAGGATCGCTGACAAGGACAGCCTTGTGCGCTCAAATCGGGAATTTCACCGCCGCCTATGCCTGGCATCCCACAACCGCTATCTGGTTGATCAAATCGAACATTTGCGGCTGTCGCTGATCCTGATGGCCGGAACGACGCTGGACACCCCGGAGCGCCGGGAAACGGCGGTCGAAGAACATGCGGCCATCGTCAACGCGATTGCCGATGGAAATCCAGATACAGCCGAAGCAGCAGCCCGTTTGCACATCGCCCACGCCCATAAAACGCGGCTGCAGCAAATCTAA
- a CDS encoding L-serine ammonia-lyase, translated as MFISVFDIFKIGIGPSSSHTVGPMVAVHRYLDRLRANPGICGQAARLTVTLHGSLAFTGKGHATDKAVCLGLLGATPDTLDPDQVEPMLEALETKRRLQVEGLLDVPFVPEKDVIFDYGPALPLHANGMTFHLISQDGSLLDSFVYYSIGGGFVVSEQELLKTTNEPVNELAVQNVPFPFASAKQMLEMGQEAGLTIADMKLRNESADKARDEVEAGIDKVWSAMDSCINRGITQSGILPGGLNVKRRASDIYQKLIKEGRSNPLFEHNVLDWLGVYAMAVNEENAAGGRVVTAPTNGAAGVIPAVTRYYLDHCPGADTNGIRTFLLTAAAIGGIIKANASISGAEVGCQGEVGSASAMAAAGLCAALGGTNEQIENAAEIALEHHLGMTCDPIAGLVQVPCIERNALGAVKAVTAASLALRGDGTHFVPLDGCIETMRQTGMDMMEQYKETSQGGLAVNIVEC; from the coding sequence ATGTTCATCAGTGTTTTTGATATTTTCAAGATCGGGATCGGTCCCTCCAGTTCGCATACTGTCGGCCCAATGGTCGCCGTGCACAGATACCTCGACCGCCTGAGAGCCAATCCGGGAATTTGTGGCCAGGCGGCACGGCTGACAGTTACGCTGCACGGATCACTGGCGTTCACCGGCAAGGGCCATGCCACTGATAAAGCAGTTTGCCTCGGGCTGCTTGGTGCCACTCCAGATACGCTTGATCCGGATCAGGTTGAACCAATGCTGGAGGCGTTGGAAACGAAACGCCGTTTGCAGGTTGAAGGACTGCTTGATGTTCCTTTTGTTCCGGAAAAGGACGTCATTTTCGATTATGGCCCGGCCTTGCCTCTGCATGCGAACGGAATGACATTCCATCTCATCAGCCAGGATGGCTCGCTCCTTGATAGCTTTGTCTATTATTCCATCGGCGGTGGTTTTGTGGTCAGCGAACAGGAATTGCTCAAGACGACCAACGAGCCAGTCAATGAACTTGCGGTTCAGAACGTTCCATTTCCCTTTGCTTCGGCCAAACAAATGTTGGAAATGGGTCAGGAAGCAGGCCTCACCATCGCCGACATGAAGCTTCGGAACGAGTCCGCAGACAAAGCACGCGACGAGGTTGAGGCAGGGATCGACAAAGTTTGGTCCGCTATGGATTCCTGCATCAACAGAGGCATCACGCAATCTGGAATTCTTCCAGGTGGTTTGAACGTCAAACGGCGCGCCTCTGACATCTACCAGAAGCTAATCAAGGAAGGCCGTAGCAACCCGTTGTTTGAACACAATGTTCTGGACTGGCTGGGCGTTTATGCCATGGCGGTGAATGAAGAAAATGCAGCCGGTGGGCGGGTAGTGACCGCGCCGACCAACGGTGCAGCAGGTGTCATTCCCGCAGTGACACGATATTACCTCGATCATTGCCCAGGTGCCGATACGAATGGTATCCGCACGTTCCTTTTAACTGCGGCTGCCATCGGCGGTATCATCAAGGCAAATGCCTCCATCTCTGGTGCGGAGGTTGGCTGTCAGGGGGAAGTCGGCTCCGCTTCGGCCATGGCGGCCGCAGGCCTATGTGCAGCTCTCGGCGGTACCAATGAACAAATCGAAAATGCCGCTGAAATTGCCTTGGAGCATCATTTGGGCATGACGTGCGACCCAATCGCCGGCCTTGTGCAAGTCCCTTGCATTGAACGCAATGCCCTCGGTGCAGTAAAAGCCGTTACTGCTGCGTCACTGGCCCTGCGAGGGGACGGCACCCATTTCGTTCCGCTTGATGGTTGCATCGAAACCATGCGTCAAACCGGGATGGACATGATGGAACAGTACAAGGAAACCTCTCAAGGAGGGCTCGCGGTCAACATCGTGGAGTGCTGA
- a CDS encoding ABC transporter ATP-binding protein: MLELNQLVMNFGGFRAVNGCSFQVEEGSITGLIGPNGAGKTTLFNLIAGALAPSSGTIRFLGEDVTSLASHQLFHKGLVRTFQIPHEFHKLTALENLMMVPPSQPGESLFSNWFSWGQVKSAEIDVEKKAYETLEFLELSHIAHERAGNLSGGQKKLLELGRTMMTDAKLVLLDEPAAGVNRTLLRKLESKIELLNKERGYTFILIEHDMEMIEKLCDPVVCMAEGKVLIEGDFQTVRSNPQVLEAYLGETTGDAA; encoded by the coding sequence ATGCTGGAGCTAAATCAGCTCGTAATGAATTTTGGTGGGTTTCGGGCAGTAAATGGCTGCTCATTCCAAGTGGAAGAGGGCAGTATCACCGGACTGATCGGCCCGAATGGAGCAGGAAAAACAACGCTCTTCAACTTAATAGCAGGAGCGCTGGCACCCAGCAGCGGAACGATCCGGTTTTTGGGGGAGGATGTTACCAGTCTGGCAAGCCATCAGCTGTTCCATAAAGGACTGGTGCGTACATTTCAGATCCCGCATGAATTCCACAAACTCACGGCGCTTGAAAACCTGATGATGGTTCCACCATCACAGCCGGGAGAAAGCCTGTTTTCGAATTGGTTTTCCTGGGGGCAGGTGAAGTCGGCGGAAATTGACGTCGAGAAAAAGGCCTACGAAACGCTAGAGTTTCTGGAGCTGAGCCACATTGCCCATGAACGAGCCGGCAATTTGTCCGGTGGCCAGAAAAAACTTCTGGAGCTGGGCCGGACAATGATGACGGACGCCAAGCTTGTATTACTGGATGAACCGGCAGCCGGTGTGAACCGGACCCTTTTGCGCAAGCTGGAGAGTAAGATCGAACTCTTGAATAAAGAGCGCGGTTACACCTTCATCTTGATCGAGCACGACATGGAAATGATTGAAAAGCTGTGTGACCCGGTCGTCTGCATGGCCGAGGGTAAAGTGTTGATTGAAGGCGACTTTCAAACAGTGCGCTCTAATCCTCAGGTGCTGGAAGCCTATCTTGGAGAGACCACAGGGGATGCCGCATGA
- a CDS encoding FAD-dependent oxidoreductase produces MKTITEPAREINVIHETDVLVVGSGPGGLAAALGAARAGVDVTLVERFGCLGGNITAVGVEGFAWYRHEKTIDTEGVGREFESRAREAGATTPEPQSDSDAIDAEGFKLVADNLVEEAGIRPMMHRAFAAPIMDGNEIKGIITESKAGREAILAKRVIDATGDADIAYRAGAETCKTPIEEMQAASVMFSMNGVDKKKFMDAVKADPHTYKDWESGEWTVETTGKEDAMFSPFLKKPFKQALEAGIIPAHLQTISGTWGAVYDSGDLTYLNLVHLPECDGTDPDSMTKNEIEGRRQAMLAVEALKRYQPGCEAAKLRNFGMTIGIRDTRKILAAYDMTGHDVREQGRFDDSVGIFPEFIDGYGILILPTTGRYFQLPYRTMLPKRVKNLLVAGRATGGDKVSHAATRNMMCCTVTGQGAGVAAAISIKHGIDLNAMDISLLQGELKRQGVRLH; encoded by the coding sequence GTGAAAACGATCACGGAACCCGCGCGCGAAATCAATGTCATTCACGAGACCGATGTTCTTGTCGTCGGGTCGGGCCCCGGCGGTTTGGCTGCGGCTCTCGGCGCCGCGCGCGCTGGCGTTGATGTCACCTTGGTGGAGCGGTTCGGTTGTTTGGGTGGCAACATCACAGCCGTTGGGGTGGAGGGCTTTGCCTGGTACCGGCACGAAAAAACCATCGACACAGAAGGTGTCGGCCGCGAGTTTGAAAGCCGGGCCCGCGAAGCTGGCGCGACCACACCGGAACCACAATCTGACAGCGATGCGATTGACGCTGAAGGATTCAAACTGGTTGCCGACAATCTTGTCGAAGAGGCGGGTATCCGGCCGATGATGCATCGGGCCTTTGCTGCGCCGATTATGGATGGCAATGAAATCAAGGGCATCATTACCGAGAGCAAGGCAGGGCGCGAAGCGATCCTGGCTAAACGCGTGATCGACGCAACCGGCGATGCGGACATTGCTTACCGGGCAGGTGCCGAGACCTGCAAGACGCCGATTGAAGAAATGCAGGCGGCCTCTGTTATGTTCTCCATGAACGGCGTCGATAAGAAAAAATTCATGGATGCGGTCAAGGCCGATCCGCACACCTATAAGGACTGGGAAAGCGGCGAGTGGACGGTGGAAACCACTGGCAAAGAGGACGCTATGTTCTCACCGTTCCTGAAAAAACCGTTCAAACAAGCTTTGGAAGCCGGCATCATTCCGGCCCATTTGCAGACCATTTCCGGCACTTGGGGCGCGGTCTATGACAGCGGTGATCTCACCTATCTGAACCTGGTGCATTTGCCGGAATGTGACGGCACCGATCCCGATTCCATGACGAAAAACGAAATCGAGGGACGCCGCCAAGCCATGCTGGCGGTTGAAGCGCTGAAGCGTTATCAGCCGGGCTGCGAGGCCGCAAAGCTGCGCAACTTCGGTATGACCATCGGCATCCGCGACACCCGCAAAATCCTGGCCGCCTATGACATGACTGGGCACGATGTGCGTGAGCAGGGCCGTTTTGACGACAGCGTTGGCATCTTTCCGGAGTTTATCGATGGCTATGGCATCCTGATCCTGCCGACGACTGGCCGCTATTTCCAGCTGCCGTACCGGACCATGTTGCCGAAAAGGGTTAAAAACCTTCTGGTCGCCGGCCGGGCAACCGGCGGTGACAAGGTTAGCCACGCGGCGACCCGCAACATGATGTGCTGCACGGTAACGGGGCAGGGCGCAGGTGTTGCAGCGGCCATTTCGATCAAACACGGCATTGATCTCAACGCCATGGATATCTCTTTGTTGCAGGGTGAACTGAAACGCCAAGGCGTGCGTCTGCATTAA
- the kynU gene encoding kynureninase, with protein sequence MLSQHPSDKNDVLRTKKDAFKIPEGVFYLDGNSLGVLPKNVPARVAEVVEKEWGASLIKSWNEHSWIDLPVRVGNRIGRLIGAPDGSVVACDSTSINVFKVLAAALSLRPDRKVILSDNGNFPTDLYVASGLKDLLNSGHELKIVDPEDVEAAISEDVAAVLITQVDYRTGRVHDMAGITKKAHAAGALAIWDLAHSAGAIPVDLEGAKADFAIGCGYKYLNGGPGAPAFLYVAPCHQDKVTSPITGWMGHEAPFAFDLDYRPVHGINRMTVGTPAILSLSSLYAALEVFEDVDMADIRRKSISLSELFIAEVEAKCPQLTLASPRDPEVRGSQVSFRFEEGYAVMQALIARGVIGDFRAPDVMRFGFTPLYLSHQDIVDAVSILADILATESWNRPEYKTRAKVT encoded by the coding sequence ATGCTATCCCAACACCCTTCTGACAAGAACGATGTCCTGCGTACAAAAAAGGATGCGTTCAAAATACCGGAAGGTGTGTTTTACCTGGATGGAAATTCCCTCGGCGTTCTACCAAAAAACGTTCCAGCCCGCGTTGCTGAAGTGGTGGAAAAGGAATGGGGCGCCAGCCTGATTAAATCCTGGAACGAGCACAGCTGGATTGATTTGCCGGTTCGTGTCGGCAACCGGATTGGCCGGCTGATTGGGGCGCCCGACGGCTCGGTCGTTGCCTGTGACAGTACATCCATAAATGTCTTCAAGGTTCTTGCTGCCGCTTTGTCGCTGCGGCCGGACCGCAAAGTCATCTTGTCAGACAACGGCAATTTCCCGACCGATCTATATGTCGCCTCCGGTTTGAAAGATTTGCTCAATAGCGGGCATGAACTGAAGATTGTCGATCCAGAAGATGTTGAAGCGGCGATCTCGGAAGATGTCGCAGCAGTTCTGATTACCCAGGTGGATTACCGAACTGGCCGTGTGCATGACATGGCTGGAATAACGAAAAAGGCACATGCGGCTGGCGCCTTGGCCATTTGGGACTTGGCGCATTCAGCTGGCGCCATTCCCGTCGATCTTGAAGGGGCTAAGGCAGACTTTGCTATTGGCTGCGGCTACAAGTATCTCAATGGGGGGCCCGGTGCGCCGGCCTTTCTCTATGTAGCGCCATGCCATCAGGACAAAGTAACCTCACCTATTACCGGCTGGATGGGGCATGAAGCGCCATTTGCCTTTGATCTGGACTACCGGCCCGTGCACGGCATCAACCGGATGACGGTCGGCACGCCGGCAATCTTGTCTCTGTCGAGTCTTTATGCCGCTTTGGAGGTATTTGAAGATGTCGATATGGCCGATATCCGGCGCAAATCCATATCCTTGAGTGAATTGTTCATTGCAGAAGTTGAAGCAAAATGCCCGCAGCTGACATTGGCAAGTCCGCGCGACCCGGAGGTTCGGGGAAGCCAAGTATCTTTCCGTTTTGAAGAAGGATACGCGGTGATGCAGGCGCTGATCGCTCGTGGTGTTATTGGAGATTTCCGGGCGCCAGACGTGATGCGTTTTGGTTTCACACCGCTGTATCTTTCACATCAGGACATTGTTGATGCGGTTAGCATACTTGCGGATATCCTGGCGACTGAGAGCTGGAATAGACCAGAGTACAAAACCCGCGCGAAGGTTACATAG
- a CDS encoding bifunctional diguanylate cyclase/phosphodiesterase → MTLSDHLNLRKLVQDDTDESDFLAKALSDSRFDARLINSIYDRLDTGVWIFDFDEKRIIWANNKALEITGAPNLTELRSRDMGADMSHSVEQRLNQYRQDFIQRDVSFSEIWTLYPKGKARVLQVTLSGIRLNDGRMAMLAEARDHHEQQPETLRSAEALMHTTVMISLFAMGGSPLYRNTAARAACVDPDTNFFSQFQNPADIQHLKERIERDRHARMVAKVRTNDGDRWHELTVRPCSDVVTSQPAYLVSEIDVTELHETKERAQYLASHDALTGLSNRTFLTERLSKVLAAAAAKGLTATLYLVDLDDFKLINDTMGHAAGDSLLQLVANRLKEIAGPNDIVARLGGDEFLICHLEDPEAEGPGWFGKSLLGTFSYQQIIDGRPRNISLSIGYSHYPDDGRSIDNLIRNADLALYQAKREPKEKCVRFKDTMRKRRDENLALKKDLERAIREDEFVLYFQPIAFTKTNRTVSAEALIRWLHPEKGLIAPDQFIPLAEDTGLINEIGAWVCRSVAQAQARFQQRGLRIAIAMNVSPWQLSDPEFTALMMDLPDIYGCDPSQISLEITENVVLGEIPDALTALKELKNVGYSIVIDDFGTGYSNLAYLYNYPIDGIKIDRVFMNDISTGGAIVKLILSLADALGASVVAEGVETVEQRNWLSENGCHQFQGYLYSKPIPEDRFIGFLEEQSHLEPVASN, encoded by the coding sequence ATGACACTGTCTGATCATCTAAACCTAAGAAAATTGGTGCAAGACGACACAGATGAGTCCGATTTTTTGGCTAAAGCGTTGTCCGATTCCAGATTTGATGCCCGGTTGATTAACAGTATTTACGACCGGCTGGATACCGGTGTGTGGATTTTTGATTTCGACGAAAAACGTATAATCTGGGCCAACAACAAAGCGCTTGAGATAACCGGTGCTCCTAACCTGACAGAATTACGGTCCCGTGACATGGGCGCCGACATGTCTCATTCTGTTGAGCAACGTCTCAATCAATACCGGCAGGACTTTATTCAGCGGGACGTCAGCTTTTCCGAAATCTGGACGCTTTATCCCAAAGGCAAAGCCCGGGTCCTCCAAGTCACTTTGAGCGGCATTCGATTGAATGATGGCCGAATGGCCATGCTTGCTGAAGCACGCGACCATCACGAGCAACAGCCTGAGACGTTGAGAAGCGCCGAAGCCCTAATGCACACAACAGTGATGATTTCGCTGTTTGCTATGGGCGGATCACCGCTCTACCGGAATACGGCTGCACGAGCGGCCTGCGTCGATCCAGACACAAATTTCTTCAGCCAGTTTCAAAATCCGGCAGATATTCAACATCTCAAAGAACGCATCGAACGAGATCGGCATGCTCGGATGGTTGCCAAAGTTCGAACAAACGACGGTGATCGCTGGCATGAATTGACGGTCCGCCCTTGCAGCGACGTCGTCACGAGCCAACCGGCCTATCTGGTCAGTGAAATCGATGTGACAGAGTTGCATGAGACCAAAGAGCGGGCACAATATCTCGCAAGCCATGATGCCCTGACCGGTTTGTCCAACCGGACTTTCCTGACCGAACGATTGTCCAAGGTCCTGGCCGCCGCAGCAGCCAAAGGGCTAACGGCTACACTGTATTTGGTCGATCTCGATGACTTTAAACTCATCAACGACACTATGGGGCATGCTGCAGGTGATTCCCTACTGCAGCTGGTGGCTAACCGATTGAAGGAAATCGCCGGCCCTAACGATATCGTTGCCCGCTTAGGCGGCGACGAGTTTTTGATTTGCCACCTGGAAGACCCGGAAGCAGAAGGCCCCGGCTGGTTCGGAAAATCACTGCTTGGCACCTTCAGCTACCAGCAGATCATTGACGGGCGCCCACGCAATATCAGCCTTAGCATAGGGTATTCGCATTATCCGGACGATGGCCGTTCCATCGACAATCTCATCCGCAACGCGGATTTGGCGCTCTATCAAGCCAAACGTGAGCCAAAGGAAAAATGTGTCCGCTTCAAGGATACGATGCGGAAACGCCGCGATGAAAACCTCGCGCTAAAAAAAGACCTCGAGCGGGCGATCCGGGAAGATGAGTTTGTTCTTTACTTCCAGCCGATCGCCTTCACGAAAACCAACCGGACGGTGTCTGCCGAAGCTTTGATCCGCTGGCTACATCCTGAAAAGGGTCTCATCGCGCCAGACCAATTCATTCCGCTTGCTGAAGACACAGGTTTGATCAACGAGATTGGGGCTTGGGTCTGCCGGAGTGTTGCTCAGGCGCAGGCCAGGTTCCAACAGCGCGGATTGAGGATCGCGATTGCGATGAATGTCTCGCCCTGGCAGTTATCTGACCCAGAGTTCACGGCACTCATGATGGATCTGCCCGATATTTACGGCTGTGATCCCAGCCAAATCTCGTTGGAAATCACAGAGAATGTGGTTCTGGGCGAAATCCCGGATGCTTTGACGGCGCTCAAGGAGCTAAAGAACGTCGGCTACAGTATTGTCATCGACGATTTTGGAACGGGTTATTCCAATCTCGCATATTTGTACAACTATCCGATTGACGGCATCAAAATCGACAGGGTGTTCATGAATGACATTTCGACCGGGGGCGCTATCGTCAAGTTGATCCTGTCGCTTGCTGATGCATTGGGCGCCAGTGTGGTCGCAGAGGGTGTCGAGACGGTCGAGCAACGCAATTGGTTGTCCGAAAACGGATGCCACCAGTTCCAGGGATATCTCTATTCCAAACCGATCCCGGAGGATCGGTTTATCGGTTTCTTAGAAGAACAGTCCCACCTAGAGCCTGTCGCATCTAATTGA
- a CDS encoding YdhR family protein encodes MTSRNQPSETAADFQISRRKLIAGAAAATAVAGLQPTLLNAQEKLKMTPQAFVYTEVAISVPFENAPWEKINEAIREQPGFLNKTWLHGHSTQSVGGFYAFDSIDNARKFVTEYFPTEPRSFGVAHNTRVFDAAVVKDASVDLGAVHFGEAADQKPGAFVYTELQFSKPFKEFNWQERNKDLKQVSGLQNKVWLSGLQTHTLGGFDAFETVEQALDFAINQFPQTAANVGCAFYTRVFDASVTARASREMNSPYYTA; translated from the coding sequence ATGACGAGCAGAAATCAGCCAAGTGAAACCGCTGCGGACTTCCAGATTTCGAGGCGGAAATTAATTGCCGGTGCGGCAGCCGCCACAGCGGTTGCCGGCCTTCAGCCGACCCTTCTTAATGCGCAGGAGAAATTGAAAATGACGCCACAAGCCTTTGTCTACACGGAAGTCGCGATTTCGGTTCCGTTCGAAAATGCACCTTGGGAAAAAATCAATGAAGCCATACGCGAGCAACCGGGATTCTTGAACAAGACTTGGCTGCATGGGCATTCCACCCAAAGCGTTGGCGGCTTTTACGCCTTCGACAGCATCGACAACGCTCGAAAGTTTGTGACCGAGTATTTTCCGACCGAACCGCGCTCATTTGGGGTGGCTCACAATACAAGGGTCTTTGACGCGGCTGTTGTGAAAGATGCGAGCGTAGACCTGGGAGCGGTGCATTTTGGAGAGGCAGCGGATCAGAAACCGGGCGCGTTTGTTTACACCGAACTACAGTTCTCCAAACCGTTCAAAGAGTTCAACTGGCAAGAGCGGAACAAAGACCTTAAGCAGGTTTCTGGATTGCAGAATAAGGTTTGGTTGAGCGGCCTTCAAACACATACGCTTGGCGGCTTTGATGCCTTTGAAACTGTGGAGCAGGCGCTCGATTTCGCCATCAATCAGTTTCCTCAGACCGCTGCAAATGTCGGCTGTGCTTTTTACACGAGAGTGTTTGATGCCAGCGTTACAGCGCGGGCCAGCCGGGAAATGAATTCGCCCTATTACACCGCCTAA
- a CDS encoding branched-chain amino acid ABC transporter permease: MDLLELLNFYVIPGIVLGSIYALGAVGITLIFAILRYAHLAHGDLATLGAFIALAVVTTFGVSPLAALPIAIIATAAVAVGIDKVFYDHLRERPKIVTVMASLGIALMVRAVVQVVWGVDTETYSRGIVRPENYFGLRIRDREIYTVVAMLALVGVLQLFLTQSKWGKAMRAMSDNPNLALLSGIDNKKVIILTWVIAGGLCAGSGFFLGLNTELKSMMGWHMLLPMFAAAILGGVGRVEGAVLGGLIVGIAEELSVLVIPSEYKAAMAFAILLFMLLVRPTGLLKGKVL; this comes from the coding sequence ATGGATTTGCTTGAACTTCTAAATTTCTACGTCATCCCAGGCATCGTTCTAGGATCAATCTACGCCCTTGGCGCCGTCGGGATCACGTTGATCTTTGCGATCTTACGGTATGCCCATTTGGCTCACGGAGATTTGGCGACACTCGGGGCGTTTATTGCGCTCGCTGTCGTTACCACATTCGGGGTATCGCCCTTGGCGGCGCTTCCGATTGCCATCATTGCAACGGCAGCAGTGGCGGTCGGTATCGACAAAGTGTTTTATGATCACTTGCGGGAACGGCCCAAGATCGTGACCGTCATGGCTTCTTTGGGCATCGCATTGATGGTCCGGGCGGTCGTTCAGGTTGTCTGGGGGGTCGACACCGAAACTTATTCGCGCGGAATTGTGCGGCCCGAAAACTATTTCGGACTGAGAATACGTGACCGTGAGATTTACACAGTTGTCGCAATGCTGGCACTTGTGGGTGTGTTGCAGCTGTTCTTGACCCAATCTAAGTGGGGCAAGGCGATGCGGGCCATGTCCGACAACCCGAACCTGGCGCTGCTTTCCGGCATCGACAACAAGAAGGTCATCATCCTGACTTGGGTGATCGCTGGTGGACTGTGCGCGGGATCCGGGTTCTTCCTTGGACTTAACACCGAGCTGAAGTCGATGATGGGTTGGCACATGCTTTTGCCGATGTTCGCGGCAGCTATTCTCGGAGGTGTTGGCCGTGTTGAAGGAGCAGTTCTTGGTGGATTGATCGTCGGGATTGCTGAAGAGCTGTCAGTGCTCGTCATTCCAAGTGAATACAAAGCCGCGATGGCCTTCGCCATCCTGTTGTTCATGCTTCTTGTGCGCCCGACCGGGCTGCTCAAGGGCAAGGTTCTTTAA
- a CDS encoding MAPEG family protein → MPVVVTPIFAGLLALLYLALSVRVINSRHAEQIALGDKGNRALQRRIRVHSNFAEYTPFALLLILILELQGAWTWLTAGLGLFLLIGRCLHAYGVSQDPEPLKFRTTGTAITFGVLGTAAFATLLIPLLSF, encoded by the coding sequence ATGCCGGTTGTTGTGACGCCCATTTTCGCCGGTCTTTTGGCACTTCTTTACCTGGCTTTGAGTGTGCGGGTCATCAATTCCCGCCACGCAGAACAAATTGCATTGGGTGACAAAGGCAACAGAGCTTTACAACGCCGGATACGGGTGCACAGCAACTTTGCCGAATACACACCATTTGCCTTGTTGCTGATATTAATCCTTGAACTTCAGGGCGCTTGGACATGGCTCACTGCCGGCCTCGGCCTGTTCCTTCTGATTGGGCGATGCTTGCATGCCTATGGTGTCAGCCAGGATCCAGAACCTTTAAAGTTTCGAACAACCGGCACGGCCATAACATTCGGTGTTTTGGGGACAGCGGCATTTGCTACACTTCTGATCCCTCTATTATCTTTTTGA
- a CDS encoding ABC transporter ATP-binding protein: protein MTALLSLDKITGGYGDADILQDVSMHVQSDEIVVIVGPNGAGKSTAMKSVFGLLNIRGGKMLFDGDDITGWAPNRIVQRGICYVPQVDNIFREMSIHENLEMGGFLKKGDLSAAYDRIYGLFPDLKERRKTMAGSLSGGQRQMVAMGRAMMLDPKLLLLDEPTAGLSPKYMEQIFQICRDVRDSGIAIMLVEQHAKQALAFADRGYVLAAGKNRHEGSGADLLADREVAEMFLGG from the coding sequence ATGACTGCTCTCCTCTCTTTGGACAAGATCACCGGCGGTTATGGCGATGCCGACATCCTGCAGGATGTTTCGATGCATGTGCAGTCCGATGAGATTGTCGTCATAGTGGGCCCGAATGGCGCCGGTAAATCGACAGCCATGAAATCCGTCTTCGGCTTGTTGAACATCCGCGGCGGTAAAATGCTGTTTGACGGTGACGATATCACTGGCTGGGCGCCGAACCGCATCGTTCAACGGGGTATCTGCTACGTACCGCAGGTCGACAACATCTTCAGGGAAATGTCCATCCATGAGAATCTGGAGATGGGCGGATTCTTGAAAAAGGGTGATTTGTCTGCCGCCTATGATCGGATTTACGGGTTGTTTCCGGACTTAAAAGAACGCCGCAAAACAATGGCAGGCAGCTTATCGGGTGGTCAGCGCCAAATGGTCGCTATGGGGCGCGCCATGATGCTGGATCCGAAACTGTTGCTTTTGGATGAACCGACGGCTGGACTGTCGCCCAAGTATATGGAGCAGATATTTCAGATCTGCCGCGATGTCCGGGATAGCGGCATTGCAATTATGCTGGTCGAACAGCATGCGAAACAAGCGCTTGCATTTGCCGATCGGGGCTATGTGCTGGCTGCAGGAAAGAACCGTCATGAAGGCTCAGGAGCCGATTTGCTGGCGGACCGTGAAGTCGCCGAAATGTTCCTGGGGGGCTGA